From the Conger conger chromosome 14, fConCon1.1, whole genome shotgun sequence genome, one window contains:
- the hrh1 gene encoding histamine H1 receptor, translating to MESSSKVFYLDSLSNSTWKKQFDPEGRTYPNSTASFQHQIHSALLGLFLSTVVLLTVIMNIMVLYAVKKERTLHTVGNLYIVSLSVADLIVGVTVMPLNLVYLLVEEWNLGHIVCKFWLVMDYVASTASIFSLFILCLDRYRSVRQPLRYLKYRTRGRASMMISGAWFLSIMWIIPILGWRAFSETGPKPETENKCDTDFQFVTWFKVVTAVVNFYIPTLLMLWFYKQIYMTVRQHYQQRDDINKTIRFSDKNGISDITPRNHSNLPYTNAEGSVDQYSLEQPYYLKQAIAEQINDTWVEKQTNRGFHQAALFTVTKHRTPVEEAEECTPPSQDNPGPETPLNLTSLPISFLQSENDKVQTMFLSLNDCNLSVPNSVASVCEISHLPDVQEYASILCNDEFLQPVGSPWSQDTEPTLDAANAATLKQSWQRFCMQSKQCIHSLRIRKERKAAKQLGFIIAAYMVCWIPYFVTFTVMAFCKTCVHHDLHMFTIWLGYFNSTLNPFIYPLCNDNFKRIFKRILHIHL from the coding sequence ATGGAAAGCTCATCCAAAGTTTTCTATTTAGACAGTTTATCAAACAGCACTTGGAAGAAGCAGTTTGATCCTGAAGGGAGAACATATCCAAATTCAACTGCCTCTTTCCAACACCAAATACACAGTGCCCTCCTGGGATTGTTTCTTAGCACAGTGGTGCTGCTGACAGTGATCATGAACATCATGGTCCTCTATGCCGTTAAGAAGGAACGGACACTGCACACAGTGGGAAATCTCTACATCGTTAGTCTCTCTGTGGCAGACCTGATTGTTGGGGTCACTGTGATGCCTCTTAACCTAGTCTACTTGCTTGTGGAAGAGTGGAACCTTGGGCATATAGTTTGCAAATTTTGGCTGGTAATGGACTATGTAGCCAGCACTGCCTCCATTTTCAGCCTGTTCATCTTGTGCTTGGATCGTTATCGCTCTGTGCGCCAGCCCCTCAGGTACCTGAAATATCGCACCAGAGGCAGAGCCAGCATGATGATCTCAGGGGCCTGGTTTCTTTCCATCATGTGGATCATCCCAATTTTGGGCTGGCGGGCCTTCTCCGAAACCGGCCCAAAACCAGAAACGGAAAACAAATGTGACACAGACTTTCAATTTGTCACATGGTTCAAAGTTGTGACAGCGGTCGTGAATTTCTACATCCCCACCTTGCTGATGCTCTGGTTTTACAAACAGATATATATGACCGTGAGGCAACATTACCAGCAAAGGGATGACATCAACAAGACCATCCGCTTCTCAGACAAAAATGGAATTTCTGATATCACACCGAGGAACCACAGCAATCTACCTTATACAAATGCTGAAGGTTCAGTAGACCAGTACAGCTTAGAGCAGCCATATTACTTAAAGCAAGCCATTGCAGAACAAATTAATGACACTtgggtggaaaaacaaacaaacagaggtTTCCATCAGGCAGCATTGTTCACTGTCACAAAACATAGAACACCGGTTGAAGAGGCAGAAGAATGCACTCCACCTTCACAAGACAACCCAGGTCCTGAGACACCTCTAAATCTAACATCCCTGCCCATTAGCTTCCTCCAGTCAGAAAACGACAAGGTGCAAACAATGTTCTTGTCACTGAATGACTGCAACTTGTCAGTGCCAAACTCTGTAGCCAGCGTCTGTGAGATATCACACTTGCCCGATGTTCAAGAGTATGCTTCAATTTTATGTAATGACGAATTCTTACAACCAGTGGGCTCCCCTTGGTCTCAAGACACTGAGCCGACACTGGACGCGGCCAACGCAGCGACTCTGAAGCAGTCCTGGCAGAGGTTCTGCATGCAGTCCAAGCAGTGCATACATAGCCTTCGCATCCGAAAGGAGCGCAAAGCAGCCAAGCAGCTGGGGTTCATCATTGCTGCATACATGGTCTGCTGGATCCCATACTTTGTCACCTTCACAGTCATGGCCTTCTGCAAGACCTGTGTTCATCACGACCTCCACATGTTCACCATCTGGCTAGGCTACTTCAACTCCACACTCAACCCTTTCATCTACCCGCTCTGCAATGACAATTTCAAACGCATTTTCAAACGCATACTTCACATTCACTTGTGA